In one window of Bdellovibrio bacteriovorus W DNA:
- a CDS encoding ATP synthase epsilon subunit (COG0355 F0F1-type ATP synthase, epsilon subunit (mitochondrial delta subunit)) → MFKLTIVTPEKRLLLNQEVEEVTLPGFKGELNILPGHAPMITTLDIGVMSWKIKGQERPNFAVISWGYCEVSTDGVNVLANIADLPEEIDLQVTKDFLAKAEHKALHELIPDEDWAEFQREIFHARAMVELAERQPKK, encoded by the coding sequence ATGTTTAAATTAACAATCGTAACTCCAGAAAAAAGATTGTTACTAAATCAGGAAGTTGAAGAAGTAACTCTGCCTGGCTTTAAGGGAGAACTTAATATTCTTCCCGGTCACGCACCAATGATCACGACTCTGGATATCGGAGTTATGAGTTGGAAAATTAAAGGTCAAGAAAGACCTAATTTTGCAGTTATCAGCTGGGGTTATTGTGAAGTATCGACTGACGGTGTGAATGTATTGGCAAATATTGCTGATCTTCCTGAAGAAATCGATCTTCAAGTAACAAAAGATTTCTTAGCAAAAGCTGAGCACAAAGCTCTTCATGAGCTTATCCCAGACGAAGACTGGGCTGAGTTCCAAAGAGAAATCTTCCACGCAAGAGCCATGGTAGAGCTTGCGGAGAGACAGCCAAAAAAATAG
- a CDS encoding transcription-repair coupling factor (COG1197 Transcription-repair coupling factor (superfamily II helicase)) codes for MNGNKAISVARFANPMKAETTHTRLESILERSFELTQSRINVTGASSPLSLAYFLSQTYSKNINNLPHLVVVPSFREAEVLRNLIRFFNPEKTAEILPAFDVSAYSGLYPNPALSSGRIRFLSKALQAKPGELFISSVDALMQNTLPAKVLGEFSFEIGSGYEFKTDIPEFLGSLGYIAAPMVEDRGQYALRGGIVDIFAPTEDHPIRIELFGDQVDSLRYFDVTDQRSLNEINRFTLTPAKEVLFRDETHQILLQRVRESLGDRNVDKAEADELLRSLVLKNFINGVEYLLPFFYGELNSPLEFFKSPPNIWFLDAVEISRQSDEFWTELKHEFSGASQQIIYPPLEGLYSSFENLQFAKDSRQIYFSSLEYLDSEQSDVQVEYRTALTQDFSKISLAHPIHSEDWFRASLMKLRRWKDDGYRIFISAKSQSHADRVRLILERMNLKGRILPTEELSWDTWLTQQQGESDTIYILGKYLDSNGLRFDEELLIFLSDDDFLGTKKKSREVSASKDFQKKAKRLSFGDLKPGDLVAHVKHGIGRYEGLKIMSINNVDSEYIQISYKENDKLYLPVYRVGQLQKYSGPNTSILDKLGGTGWEKTKSKVREHVRDIAADLLALYAKRAEMYRPPFVFKDSEIELFENSFPYEETSDQLNAIRDIMKDLKSTKPMDRLICGDVGFGKTEVAMRAAFFAVQAQKQVALLAPTTVLTFQHFETLKNRFKDWPVEIRLLNRFVSTADAKKTVEDLKNGKVDIVVGTHKLLSSSINFKNLGLLLIDEEHKFGVTHKEKIRKLKNSVDTLAMSATPIPRTLNMALAGIRDLSLINTAPVDRLPTRTFVTKFDEETIRKAISAEISRGGQVYFIHNRIESIYGLADEIRAIVPEARIRVGHGQMDEKELEQTMLAFFNHEIDVLICTTIVESGMDVPRANTMFIDSAHLLGLSQLYQLRGRVGRSKTRAYCYLVMPRNKKLDKDQQERLKVIQENSALGSGIAIAQYDLEMRGSGNILGEDQSGHVNSVGYEMYMDLLNQALAEARGEEIDNSDVDPEINLRVPAMIPESYISDIRLRLSYYKALADIESAEELDRIEEELRDQFGELPEATINLMGLMLIRRQCKELGIRDISAGVKSISLIFTEHTKLAPEKVIQLAVKESQKYSLTPDNRLNIKLPTIAWAPVYDELSELIKLLP; via the coding sequence ATGAATGGAAACAAGGCGATAAGCGTGGCAAGATTTGCAAATCCCATGAAAGCAGAAACCACTCATACGCGCTTAGAATCTATTCTCGAGAGATCCTTTGAACTGACACAGTCACGTATCAATGTGACGGGAGCTTCGTCCCCGCTATCTCTTGCTTACTTTTTGTCACAAACTTACTCGAAAAATATCAATAACTTGCCGCACCTAGTTGTTGTTCCAAGTTTCCGCGAAGCTGAGGTTTTAAGAAACTTAATTCGGTTTTTTAATCCTGAAAAAACGGCAGAAATTTTACCCGCGTTCGATGTTTCGGCATACTCAGGGCTCTACCCAAACCCAGCACTTAGCAGCGGGCGCATTCGCTTTTTATCTAAAGCGCTACAAGCTAAGCCCGGAGAATTGTTCATATCTTCAGTTGACGCATTGATGCAAAACACATTGCCCGCAAAAGTTCTCGGCGAATTTAGTTTCGAGATCGGCTCGGGGTACGAGTTCAAAACAGATATTCCTGAATTCTTGGGATCTTTAGGTTATATCGCAGCCCCCATGGTTGAGGATCGAGGGCAGTACGCTTTGCGTGGTGGCATTGTCGATATCTTCGCACCTACAGAAGATCATCCCATCCGCATAGAGCTCTTTGGCGATCAGGTCGACAGCTTACGCTACTTCGATGTTACAGATCAAAGAAGTTTGAATGAAATCAATCGCTTCACTCTGACCCCAGCAAAAGAAGTTTTATTCAGAGATGAAACACACCAGATTCTATTGCAACGCGTGCGAGAGTCTCTTGGTGATCGAAATGTCGATAAAGCTGAGGCCGATGAACTTTTGCGCTCGTTAGTTTTAAAAAACTTTATTAACGGCGTTGAATACTTACTGCCTTTTTTTTACGGCGAACTAAATAGCCCACTGGAGTTTTTTAAATCTCCACCGAATATCTGGTTTTTAGATGCTGTTGAGATCTCCCGCCAATCCGATGAATTTTGGACTGAACTCAAACATGAATTCTCCGGAGCTTCTCAACAAATTATCTATCCACCCTTAGAAGGGCTTTACTCTTCGTTTGAAAACCTTCAGTTCGCTAAAGACTCAAGACAGATTTATTTTTCTTCGCTTGAGTATTTAGATTCCGAGCAGAGCGATGTGCAAGTTGAGTATCGCACAGCCCTCACACAAGATTTCTCTAAAATTTCCTTAGCTCACCCTATTCATTCAGAGGATTGGTTTCGCGCAAGTCTGATGAAGTTGCGCCGCTGGAAGGATGATGGCTATCGCATCTTTATTTCTGCCAAATCTCAATCCCATGCGGATCGCGTGCGTCTAATTTTAGAACGCATGAATTTAAAGGGGCGCATTCTTCCCACAGAGGAACTCTCTTGGGACACTTGGCTTACGCAACAACAAGGCGAATCCGATACTATCTATATTCTTGGTAAGTACTTAGATAGCAATGGCCTTAGATTCGACGAAGAGTTACTCATTTTTCTTTCTGATGATGACTTTCTTGGAACCAAAAAGAAATCCCGCGAAGTTTCTGCCTCAAAAGATTTTCAGAAAAAAGCCAAACGTCTTTCGTTTGGGGATTTAAAGCCAGGCGATCTCGTGGCTCACGTTAAACATGGTATTGGCCGCTACGAAGGCCTTAAGATCATGAGTATCAATAATGTAGATTCTGAATATATCCAGATTAGCTACAAAGAAAATGATAAACTCTACTTACCTGTTTATCGTGTTGGGCAACTTCAAAAGTATTCTGGGCCAAACACATCGATACTTGATAAACTAGGCGGCACTGGCTGGGAGAAAACGAAGTCGAAAGTTCGCGAGCATGTTCGCGATATCGCCGCAGATCTCTTAGCACTCTATGCAAAAAGAGCGGAAATGTACCGTCCTCCTTTTGTGTTTAAAGATTCTGAGATAGAGCTTTTTGAGAACTCTTTCCCATACGAGGAAACTAGCGATCAGCTCAATGCTATTCGTGACATCATGAAGGACCTGAAGTCCACAAAGCCTATGGATCGATTGATTTGTGGAGACGTTGGTTTTGGCAAAACAGAAGTGGCCATGCGCGCCGCCTTCTTCGCTGTTCAAGCACAAAAGCAAGTCGCCTTGTTAGCTCCGACCACGGTTCTTACTTTTCAACATTTTGAAACTCTAAAAAATAGATTCAAAGATTGGCCCGTTGAAATTCGTCTTTTAAATCGTTTTGTTTCCACAGCGGATGCGAAGAAAACTGTTGAAGATCTTAAGAATGGTAAGGTCGACATCGTCGTCGGCACCCATAAGCTGCTAAGTTCTAGCATTAACTTTAAGAACCTCGGTCTTTTGTTAATTGATGAAGAACATAAGTTCGGAGTCACTCATAAAGAAAAAATCCGCAAACTTAAAAACAGTGTCGATACACTAGCTATGTCTGCTACGCCGATTCCAAGAACTTTAAATATGGCTCTGGCTGGAATTCGTGATTTGAGTTTAATCAATACAGCACCAGTGGATCGCCTGCCAACGCGAACATTTGTTACTAAGTTTGATGAAGAAACAATTCGTAAAGCTATTAGTGCCGAAATCTCCCGCGGAGGTCAGGTCTATTTCATCCATAACCGAATTGAATCCATCTACGGCTTAGCCGATGAGATTCGCGCCATTGTTCCTGAGGCGAGAATTCGCGTAGGGCACGGTCAGATGGATGAAAAAGAATTAGAACAGACAATGCTTGCATTTTTTAATCACGAAATTGACGTTCTAATTTGTACGACCATCGTTGAATCAGGAATGGATGTTCCTCGAGCAAACACCATGTTCATTGATTCAGCCCACCTTCTTGGTCTGTCACAACTTTACCAATTGCGTGGCCGCGTTGGACGTAGCAAGACGCGCGCTTACTGTTATTTAGTTATGCCCCGAAATAAGAAACTCGATAAAGACCAACAAGAAAGACTTAAGGTTATTCAGGAAAATTCTGCACTCGGGAGCGGTATCGCTATTGCGCAGTACGATCTTGAAATGCGTGGCTCTGGAAATATTTTGGGCGAAGATCAATCGGGACACGTTAATTCCGTTGGTTACGAAATGTATATGGATCTTCTCAATCAAGCACTGGCTGAAGCGCGTGGTGAAGAAATTGATAATTCAGATGTTGATCCAGAAATAAATCTCCGCGTTCCTGCGATGATTCCGGAAAGCTACATTTCTGATATTCGCTTAAGATTGAGTTACTATAAGGCTCTTGCTGATATTGAATCCGCAGAAGAGCTCGATCGCATTGAAGAAGAGTTACGTGATCAATTTGGTGAGTTGCCAGAGGCGACAATTAATTTGATGGGCCTGATGCTCATTCGCCGTCAATGCAAAGAGCTCGGAATTCGAGACATTAGCGCTGGGGTAAAATCAATTTCTTTAATTTTTACTGAGCACACAAAACTTGCTCCAGAAAAAGTTATTCAATTGGCTGTCAAAGAAAGTCAGAAGTACTCACTCACTCCAGACAATCGACTGAATATCAAGCTTCCAACGATTGCTTGGGCTCCAGTCTATGATGAGCTCAGTGAGCTAATAAAACTTCTGCCTTAA
- a CDS encoding F0F1 ATP synthase subunit beta (COG0055 F0F1-type ATP synthase, beta subunit): MTFGKIKQVMGPVVDVEFDGGDMPAINSALRVTNKFISDAEFNLVLEVAQHLGDGVVRTIAMDQTEGLVRGTQAKPTGDMITAPVGREALGRIINVIGEPIDEQGPVGAKEHWGIHRAAPKFEDQATSAAMLVTGIKVVDLLAPYAKGGKIGLFGGAGVGKTVLIQELIRNIATEHGGFSVFAGVGERTREGNDLWREMKESGVLEKTALVFGQMNEPPGARARVALTGLTVAEYFRDVENQDVLFFVDNIFRFTQAGAEVSALLGRIPSAVGYQPNLATEMGALQERITSTKKGSITSVQAVYVPADDYTDPAPATTFTHLDATTNLDRDIAAMAIFPAVHPLTSTSRLLDPQVIGEEHYKCARDVQALLQRYRELQDIIAILGMDELSEEDKLVVSRARKIQRFLSQPFFVAEQFTGLQGKYVEVKDTVRGFREILDGKYDDLPEQAFYLVGTIEDVIEKAKKLQA, encoded by the coding sequence ATGACATTCGGTAAAATTAAACAAGTAATGGGCCCAGTTGTGGACGTTGAGTTTGACGGCGGCGATATGCCAGCGATCAACTCTGCTCTTCGCGTAACAAATAAATTTATCTCTGATGCAGAATTCAATCTAGTTCTAGAAGTTGCTCAACACTTAGGTGATGGAGTTGTTAGAACTATCGCGATGGACCAAACTGAAGGTCTTGTGCGTGGAACTCAAGCTAAACCAACTGGCGACATGATCACAGCTCCTGTAGGTCGTGAAGCTCTTGGTCGTATTATCAACGTTATTGGGGAACCAATCGACGAACAAGGTCCTGTTGGTGCAAAAGAACATTGGGGTATCCACAGAGCTGCTCCGAAGTTTGAAGACCAAGCAACATCAGCTGCGATGCTTGTAACGGGTATCAAGGTTGTTGACCTTCTTGCTCCTTACGCAAAAGGTGGAAAAATTGGTCTATTCGGTGGAGCGGGTGTTGGTAAAACAGTTCTTATTCAAGAGCTTATCCGTAACATCGCTACAGAGCACGGTGGTTTCTCAGTATTCGCCGGCGTAGGTGAGAGAACTCGTGAAGGTAATGATCTTTGGAGAGAGATGAAAGAGTCTGGCGTTCTAGAGAAGACAGCTCTTGTGTTCGGTCAAATGAACGAACCTCCTGGAGCACGTGCGCGTGTTGCATTAACAGGTCTAACTGTTGCTGAGTACTTCCGTGACGTTGAAAACCAAGACGTTCTTTTCTTCGTAGATAACATCTTCCGCTTTACACAAGCAGGTGCTGAGGTTTCTGCACTTCTAGGTCGTATTCCATCTGCGGTTGGTTACCAACCAAACTTGGCGACTGAGATGGGTGCTCTACAAGAGCGTATTACTTCAACTAAAAAGGGCTCTATTACATCTGTACAAGCGGTTTACGTGCCGGCGGATGACTATACGGATCCAGCTCCAGCAACTACTTTTACTCACTTGGATGCGACGACAAACCTTGACCGTGATATCGCTGCTATGGCGATCTTCCCTGCGGTTCACCCATTGACGTCAACTTCTCGTCTACTTGATCCTCAAGTAATCGGTGAAGAGCACTACAAATGTGCACGTGATGTTCAGGCGCTTCTTCAGCGTTACCGCGAACTTCAAGATATCATCGCAATCCTTGGTATGGATGAGCTTTCTGAGGAAGATAAGCTTGTTGTTTCTAGAGCGCGTAAGATTCAAAGATTCTTGTCTCAGCCGTTCTTCGTTGCTGAGCAGTTTACGGGTCTTCAAGGTAAGTACGTTGAGGTTAAAGATACAGTTCGTGGTTTCCGTGAAATTCTTGATGGAAAATACGATGATCTTCCTGAACAAGCTTTCTACCTTGTTGGAACTATCGAAGACGTTATCGAGAAAGCAAAAAAGTTACAGGCTTAA
- a CDS encoding ATP synthase gamma chain (COG0224 F0F1-type ATP synthase, gamma subunit), which produces MASLKDIRAQIESTKNTQQITKAMKLVSAAKLRRAQQNIVNMRPYALTLRKVIADIAVTNKVSHPLMEKKETVKNVLMVVITSDRGLCGAFNSNINKFTENYIKEHKGNLDKIDFIFIGRKGHDYFNKRDITPVDYITKLDKDISYELASKIAGRVMNDYLEGSYDEVRIVHNQFNSAISQTVVCETLLPIDMGLSSFKTEGEKSANEFAVDMIFEPGPEQIIKELLEKHFDLQVYRCMSESVAGEHGARMSAMENATNNASEMINKLTLTYNKLRQEKITTELTEIVSGAEALK; this is translated from the coding sequence ATGGCTAGTTTAAAGGATATCCGGGCTCAGATTGAGTCCACTAAAAACACCCAGCAGATCACAAAAGCTATGAAGCTTGTATCTGCTGCAAAGTTGAGAAGGGCGCAGCAGAACATCGTGAATATGCGTCCTTACGCTCTTACTTTGCGTAAGGTGATTGCGGATATCGCTGTTACTAATAAAGTTTCTCATCCGTTAATGGAAAAGAAAGAGACTGTAAAAAACGTTCTAATGGTGGTTATCACTTCAGATCGTGGTCTTTGTGGAGCTTTTAACAGCAATATCAACAAGTTCACTGAGAACTACATTAAAGAGCATAAAGGTAATCTTGATAAAATCGATTTTATCTTTATTGGTCGCAAGGGTCATGACTACTTTAATAAAAGAGACATTACTCCTGTCGACTACATTACTAAGCTTGATAAAGACATCTCATATGAGTTGGCTTCAAAAATTGCAGGCCGCGTGATGAATGACTACCTTGAGGGTAGTTATGATGAAGTCCGTATCGTGCATAACCAGTTCAACTCAGCTATTTCTCAAACAGTTGTTTGTGAAACACTTCTTCCGATTGATATGGGTTTAAGCTCATTCAAAACCGAAGGTGAGAAGTCAGCAAATGAGTTTGCAGTGGATATGATTTTCGAACCAGGTCCAGAACAAATCATCAAAGAACTTCTTGAGAAGCACTTTGATCTGCAAGTTTATAGATGTATGTCAGAGTCAGTTGCTGGTGAACATGGTGCTCGTATGAGCGCGATGGAGAATGCAACTAACAACGCATCAGAAATGATCAATAAGTTGACTCTTACTTACAATAAATTGAGACAAGAAAAAATTACTACAGAACTGACAGAAATCGTGTCAGGCGCAGAAGCGCTTAAATAG
- a CDS encoding Beta-hexosamidase A precursor (COG1472 Beta-glucosidase-related glycosidases) yields MPTLCFKFICIFIQTLALCILPSLALGQSTQKKTLEQIIDQKISNLSLEQKVGQLFIVGFPQTKIDRDLMQFLHTYKPGAFILFKRNINSIDQIKELNTHLYSLSYRYSDLPPLIAVDQEGGAVSRLPIHPPLPTAKALGKTESSELAHRMGLETGKFLREVGFNINLAPVLDITPSSDSFIGLRSLGGDPKIVAEMGAEYSKGLQESRVLPTAKHFPGTGSVSEDPHDKIVVSPTNLQQFQEKHLVPFKDFISLERSKTIMLSHLLYPALDKDNPGTFSKKIISILRSDLGFKDLIITDDLQMQSSKSLAGNINPAVKALVAGADLVMMSWSLKEQQRAFLDVQKAIQDGRIPEAELNAKLQRILKAKAFTNLYRRPSDLPSLAFNGQLQSPSYQKLEEDILSENLRPYLIPQYLPKKVSGSRAPASNGSVCLMSASAAFTTSFKAGYSLSQSLKIFSNLETAKAAIEGCLVTVAVVNNRKQSLWLRSLNRSLRKNILVVNQTHPSFVSGSGYYKKINLYFEHQESGKKIAQHLSDLLRDLNIHLAKN; encoded by the coding sequence ATGCCTACACTGTGCTTTAAGTTTATTTGTATTTTTATTCAGACACTAGCTTTGTGTATTCTTCCCAGCTTAGCCCTAGGCCAAAGTACTCAAAAGAAGACCCTCGAACAGATCATCGACCAAAAAATTTCGAATCTAAGTCTTGAACAAAAAGTGGGACAACTCTTTATTGTCGGATTTCCACAAACTAAAATTGATCGTGATTTGATGCAGTTTCTGCACACCTATAAGCCGGGTGCTTTTATTCTCTTTAAAAGAAATATTAATTCTATCGATCAGATTAAAGAGTTGAACACCCATCTCTACTCTCTCAGCTATCGCTATAGCGATCTTCCTCCGCTCATCGCCGTTGACCAAGAGGGCGGGGCTGTTTCGCGATTACCCATACACCCACCACTTCCAACAGCAAAGGCCTTAGGTAAAACCGAATCCTCGGAGCTTGCCCACAGAATGGGTTTAGAGACAGGAAAGTTTTTACGCGAAGTCGGGTTTAATATTAATCTCGCTCCGGTATTAGATATTACTCCCAGCTCTGATAGCTTTATCGGTCTAAGATCACTCGGGGGTGATCCAAAGATTGTGGCCGAAATGGGTGCTGAGTATTCCAAAGGGCTGCAAGAGTCCCGAGTTTTGCCAACGGCAAAGCATTTCCCAGGAACGGGTTCCGTGAGCGAAGATCCGCACGATAAGATTGTAGTCAGCCCAACCAATCTTCAACAGTTTCAAGAAAAACACCTTGTTCCGTTTAAAGATTTTATATCTTTAGAACGTAGTAAAACCATTATGCTCTCACATCTTCTTTATCCAGCCTTGGATAAAGATAATCCCGGTACGTTCTCAAAAAAAATTATTTCAATTTTACGCTCAGATCTTGGCTTTAAGGATCTTATTATTACAGACGACCTACAAATGCAGTCGTCCAAATCTCTGGCCGGAAATATCAATCCTGCTGTCAAAGCACTTGTTGCTGGTGCAGATCTTGTGATGATGAGCTGGTCCCTTAAAGAACAACAGCGGGCTTTTCTCGATGTGCAAAAAGCAATTCAAGATGGCCGAATTCCTGAAGCAGAGCTCAATGCTAAACTTCAAAGAATTCTAAAGGCGAAGGCTTTCACAAATCTTTATCGTCGACCTAGTGATTTACCTAGCTTGGCTTTTAACGGGCAGCTTCAGTCGCCGAGCTATCAAAAGCTAGAGGAAGACATTCTCTCTGAGAATCTTCGCCCTTATCTTATCCCTCAATATCTTCCAAAAAAAGTCTCTGGATCTAGAGCCCCTGCCAGTAATGGCTCTGTTTGCCTAATGAGTGCTTCCGCTGCATTTACGACGTCGTTTAAGGCTGGCTATAGCCTTTCACAATCCTTGAAGATTTTTTCTAATCTAGAGACCGCCAAAGCTGCTATAGAGGGCTGCTTAGTCACCGTAGCCGTCGTGAATAATCGCAAACAGAGTTTATGGTTAAGATCGCTTAACAGATCTCTTCGCAAGAATATTTTAGTGGTTAATCAGACCCATCCGAGTTTTGTATCGGGATCTGGCTATTATAAAAAAATTAATCTCTATTTTGAACATCAAGAGAGCGGAAAAAAAATCGCGCAGCATCTTTCGGATTTACTGCGCGATTTAAATATTCATCTAGCAAAAAACTAA